TTCTCCGCAAACGCGACCGCTCAGGCATTTTCCCCACTTGCGGCGCCCGACCGGCGACCGCGCAGCGAGGCACGTCCGGTTTCAATAATTATCGCGGTCATTTGAGTCAAGACTCCGAAGCCAAATCCGAGCCCGTCGATGTGCACGCGGGTGAAGGCCAGGTAAATCAGCCCGATAACGACGAACAATTTGAGCGGAATCGCCAGCGTACCGAATTTGGCGGCGGAGCTCGCACCGCCGGAAGCGACCGCAAGGGCCAAACGTCCGATGATAGCGAGTGCAAACAGGTTCGCCATCACGACTGCCCCGCCAAGGACGCACCCGAGGGCGGCCTGCGGCGAATATAAAGCGCCCAGCAGCGCCGAGGTGACGGCGATCAGGATCGCGTTGGTGCGCTGGATCGCCGAGATGGTCGGCATGTTCGCGGAAAGCGTCATTTGTCGAGCATTTTTTGCGCGGCCTGGAGCTCGCGAATCAGGCGGTAGAAACCTGCGAACAATCCCGCCAGAAACAAGCTGAGGGTGAGCCACGGGTCGGTGCGAAAGTATAGATCGAGATAGTGGCCAACCAAGGCTCCCGCGATGATCGGGCTGGAGAATTCAGCGCCGATGGCAGCGAACCGGGCATACTTGCCGTTTTCAATCGCCATACCCGCTAGCGTCCACCACAAGACTTATACAGACCGGACCCGACTCCCGCCATCAGGAGTGCGACGCCTTACTCAGACCCTGGCGGACCGCGGCGATCGTCGCATCAATATCGGCATCACTGTGCGCCAAGGAGACGAATAGCGCCTCGAACTGGGAAGGCGGGATGTTCACCTTATCTTCTATGAGTGAATGGAAAAGTGCGGCAAACTTCGCGGTGTTACAGTCGCGCGCCTCGTGCGCGTTGTGCACCTGCGCGGGACCAACGAACATCGTGAGCAACGACCCCGCACGATTCACGCATCCTGCCGCATCACCCTCGGCGAGCGCCGCCACCAACCCCGCTTCCAACCTTGCGCCCGCGGCCTCAAGGCGCTCGTATGTCCCCGGGCGTCTAAGAATTCTTAAAGTCTCCAGTCCGGCTCGTACGGAAAGCGGGTTACCGGACAACGTCCCGGCCTGATAGACGGGACCTTGCGGGGCTAGCAGATCAAGATACCGCGCCGGGCCGGCCACCGCGCCTACCGGCATACCCCCTCCAATGATCTTGCCGAGCATGATGAGGTCGGGCTCCATGCCCATCGCCTCGCTCACCGCGCCAAAGCGCAAACGAAAGCCGGTGATAACTTCATCACAAATGATCAACGCCCCGTTTCGGTGCGCGATCTCGGCCAGGCCCTTGAGAAACCCGGGATTTGGCAGAACCACTCCCATGTTCGCGGCGATAGGCTCGACCATTACCGCGGCAATGCGATCGCGATTATTTCTGAAGCAATCTTCGACGCTTCCTAGCTCGTTGTAGGTGGCCACCATGGTGAGCGCCGCCAGTTGGGGTGGAACTCCCGCGCTGTCCGGAACGCCCAGGGTCAGGCCGCCGGAGCCGG
Above is a genomic segment from Candidatus Binataceae bacterium containing:
- a CDS encoding ATP synthase subunit I, with amino-acid sequence MTLSANMPTISAIQRTNAILIAVTSALLGALYSPQAALGCVLGGAVVMANLFALAIIGRLALAVASGGASSAAKFGTLAIPLKLFVVIGLIYLAFTRVHIDGLGFGFGVLTQMTAIIIETGRASLRGRRSGAASGENA
- a CDS encoding AtpZ/AtpI family protein translates to MAIENGKYARFAAIGAEFSSPIIAGALVGHYLDLYFRTDPWLTLSLFLAGLFAGFYRLIRELQAAQKMLDK
- the hemL gene encoding glutamate-1-semialdehyde 2,1-aminomutase → MTTRTKSDDLLRRAQKKIPGAVNSPVRAWKGVGGGPLFIERARGAYLFDADGTRFIDYVGSYGPAILGHAPPEVVAAVTEQATSGFGYGAPTRLEVELAELISSAVRCADRVRLVSSGTEAGMTAVRLARAATGRPAIVKFDGCYHGHSDSLLVRAGSGGLTLGVPDSAGVPPQLAALTMVATYNELGSVEDCFRNNRDRIAAVMVEPIAANMGVVLPNPGFLKGLAEIAHRNGALIICDEVITGFRLRFGAVSEAMGMEPDLIMLGKIIGGGMPVGAVAGPARYLDLLAPQGPVYQAGTLSGNPLSVRAGLETLRILRRPGTYERLEAAGARLEAGLVAALAEGDAAGCVNRAGSLLTMFVGPAQVHNAHEARDCNTAKFAALFHSLIEDKVNIPPSQFEALFVSLAHSDADIDATIAAVRQGLSKASHS